ATATCGAGGAGCAATTATCTAAAGGTTCTTATCTTGGTCATATTTCTCGTCATATGATTGGTCTTTTCCAAGCGATGCCAGGTGCAAGACAGTGGAGAAGATACATCAGTGAAAACGCTCATAAAAAAGGTGCAGGTATCGAAGTTTTGCAAACTGCATTAAACAAAATCCCCCAAGAGTTGGATGTATGATTTAGCCTATAAATGGTGAAATTTACCAACGCCGAAGTATCTTACGATACTTCGGCGTTTTTTATTTTATCTAAGTTTATGATTACATTGCGTTTGATGAAGTTGGAATGAGTTGTGCAATAGTAAATACAGTTGTATCAGCCTTATAAGGTGAATGTATGTTTGAATTGGTATTTGTTCTGGTGTTTCTGGCTATCTTGGTGATGACGGGTGTGACTGCTTTGACGGTGACCTTAGCGATAGCGGGATCGTTTTTAGTGATGGTGATGCTCGGTATGATAGGCGTTATGCTGCAACTGCTACCTTATGTGTTGGCGTTTCTTATTGCGATATGGATATATAAGCGCTTTGTGGCTCAGTCCAATTAATGAAACCGTAGTGAGAAAGTCATCATAAATAAGTTTCAATTGCTATAGTTAAGATAATCAGTGAC
This genomic interval from Vibrio hippocampi contains the following:
- a CDS encoding envelope stress response protein PspG, which translates into the protein MFELVFVLVFLAILVMTGVTALTVTLAIAGSFLVMVMLGMIGVMLQLLPYVLAFLIAIWIYKRFVAQSN